In Siniperca chuatsi isolate FFG_IHB_CAS linkage group LG20, ASM2008510v1, whole genome shotgun sequence, the following proteins share a genomic window:
- the dlx4b gene encoding homeobox protein Dlx4b, producing MMSMGFMPDSLNASDPSKSAFLEFGHGHPAHQQHSSGLSHIYPVHGLHAAGHSQHESPFPGSASYGRSFGYAYPGAVNTHPPSAYMSYQHSNHNSSSLAHSRLEQTDREKSTVIENRDIRLNGKGKKIRKPRTIYSSLQLQALHQRFQQTQYLALPERADLAAKLGLTQTQVKIWFQNKRSKYKKIMKHGSGSEGEHLHSTSSISPCSPGLPQLWEVSMANKGAQMHPNNYMNSFGHWYPNHHPHQDAMPRPQMM from the exons ATGATGTCTATGGGTTTCATGCCTGACAGTCTGAATGCCTCAGATCCCTCCAAATCGGCCTTTCTAGAGTTTGGCCACGGACATCCGGCACACCAGCAGCACTCCTCCGGACTCTCTCACATTTACCCCGTTCACGGCTTACATGCTGCTGGGCATTCCCAGCACGAAAGTCCTTTTCCTGGCAGCGCGTCCTATGGCCGCTCGTTTGGCTACGCCTACCCGGGCGCGGTGAACACTCATCCCCCGTCTGCTTACATGTCCTACCAGCACAGcaatcacaacagcagcagtctgGCCCACAGCAGATTAGAACAGACAG ATCGCGAGAAGTCCACGGTAATTGAGAACAGGGACATTCGTCTAAATGGCAAGGGGAAGAAAATCCGGAAGCCTCGGACCATCTACTCCAGTCTGCAGCTGCAGGCTCTGCACCAGCGCTTCCAGCAGACCCAGTACCTGGCCTTACCGGAGCGCGCAGACCTGGCGGCCAAACTGGGACTCACCCAGACTCAG gtGAAAATATGGTTTCAGAATAAGCGTTCCAAGTATAAAAAGATCATGAAGCATGGCAGCGGATCAGAGGGAGAACATCTCCACAGCACCAGCTCCATCTCTCCCTGCTCGCCCGGGTTGCCACAGCTTTGGGAGGTCTCCATGGCGAACAAAGGAGCCCAAATGCACCCAAACAATTATATGAACAGTTTTGGTCACTGGTATCCAAACCACCATCCTCACCAGGACGCGATGCCCAGGCCTCAGATGATGTGA